In a single window of the Planctomycetia bacterium genome:
- the uvrB gene encoding excinuclease ABC subunit UvrB — MVTDKLQIVSPLKPGGDQPRAIEQLADGFLSSKKRFQTLLGVTGSGKTFTMAHVIEKLNRPTLIISHNKTLAAQLYEEFRELFPNNAVEFFVSYYDYYQPEAYIPARDIYIEKDSSRNDDLDRLRLAATSAVVSRRDVIVVASVSCIFGLGSPDEYKASVINIQTGMTLPRDELLKKFVNLQYNRNDLALDRATFRVRGDVVELHPAYEEFAYRIEMFGDEIDKLTTINPLTGATIETHSQLYIYPAVHYVLAEERIEGAVKSIREELDQRLDYFRRQGKLLEAQRLAARTKYDIEMITEVGYCSGIENYSRHLVGSQPGAKPYTLVDYFPSDFLFIVDESHATIPQIGAMYNGDRARKEVLVEHGFRLPSALDNRPMKFEEFEAMWGQTLFVSATPGPYELRKTGGEVVEQVIRPTGLLDPVISVRPARGQVPDLLHEIQVRAAAGQRTLVTTLTKRLAEDLAGYIQQTGIKGAYLHSEIDTLERVQILRELRDGKYDCLVGVNLLREGLDLPEVSLVAILDADKEGFLRSATSLIQTIGRCARNVNAEVYFYADKITPAMQQTMDETTRRRSIQEAYNREHGITPETIKKAIRRGLEDQIIARKTAQEAIHADDDTFDLSETLLQLEQQMLAAAEALDFESAARLRDRIKDLRESPTLKIHGTTKPENDSTTAQSPGKRPRREASRGPKPRGH, encoded by the coding sequence ATGGTCACCGACAAATTGCAAATCGTCTCGCCCTTAAAGCCCGGCGGGGATCAGCCTCGGGCAATCGAGCAACTCGCCGACGGGTTTCTCTCCTCCAAAAAGCGATTTCAGACGCTGCTGGGTGTCACCGGCTCCGGCAAGACATTTACGATGGCCCATGTCATCGAGAAGCTGAACCGCCCGACGCTCATTATCTCGCATAACAAAACGCTCGCGGCCCAGCTCTACGAGGAATTCCGGGAGCTCTTTCCCAATAACGCCGTCGAGTTTTTCGTCAGTTATTACGACTACTACCAGCCCGAGGCCTACATCCCCGCCCGGGACATCTATATTGAGAAGGATTCATCCCGCAATGACGATCTGGACCGGCTCCGCCTCGCCGCAACCAGTGCCGTGGTCAGCCGTCGCGATGTCATCGTTGTGGCCAGCGTCTCCTGCATCTTCGGCCTCGGCTCGCCGGACGAGTACAAGGCCAGCGTCATCAACATCCAGACCGGCATGACCCTCCCACGCGACGAATTGCTCAAGAAATTCGTCAATCTGCAATACAACCGGAATGACTTGGCGCTGGACCGTGCCACCTTTCGGGTCCGCGGCGACGTCGTCGAGCTGCATCCGGCCTACGAGGAATTCGCCTATCGAATCGAGATGTTCGGCGATGAAATCGACAAGCTGACCACCATCAATCCGCTTACCGGCGCAACCATTGAGACCCACTCGCAGCTCTATATCTATCCAGCCGTCCACTACGTCCTGGCCGAAGAACGCATCGAGGGCGCCGTTAAAAGCATCCGTGAGGAACTTGACCAGCGACTCGACTACTTCCGTCGCCAGGGCAAACTGCTGGAGGCCCAGCGCCTCGCGGCCCGTACGAAGTACGACATCGAAATGATCACCGAGGTCGGGTACTGCTCCGGCATCGAGAACTATTCCCGGCATCTCGTCGGCTCCCAGCCGGGCGCCAAGCCTTACACCCTGGTCGATTACTTCCCTTCGGACTTCCTGTTCATCGTCGACGAGTCGCACGCCACGATTCCGCAGATCGGCGCGATGTACAACGGCGATCGGGCACGCAAGGAAGTGCTGGTCGAGCACGGGTTCCGTCTGCCCAGCGCCCTCGATAACCGGCCGATGAAGTTTGAGGAATTCGAGGCAATGTGGGGTCAGACGCTGTTCGTCTCGGCGACGCCCGGCCCCTATGAACTGCGAAAGACCGGCGGCGAAGTGGTCGAACAGGTCATCCGCCCCACCGGCCTGTTGGACCCGGTGATCAGCGTGCGGCCGGCGCGGGGACAGGTGCCGGACCTTTTGCACGAGATTCAGGTCCGCGCCGCCGCTGGCCAGCGAACCCTCGTCACCACGCTCACCAAGCGCCTCGCCGAAGACCTCGCCGGCTACATCCAGCAGACGGGTATCAAGGGCGCGTACCTGCACAGCGAGATCGACACGCTGGAGCGCGTGCAGATTCTTCGCGAGCTGCGCGATGGAAAATACGATTGCCTCGTCGGCGTGAACCTGCTGCGCGAGGGGCTGGACCTGCCCGAAGTTTCGCTCGTGGCCATTCTCGATGCGGACAAGGAGGGGTTCCTGAGAAGCGCGACGAGCCTGATTCAGACGATCGGCCGCTGCGCTCGCAACGTCAACGCGGAGGTGTATTTTTATGCCGACAAGATCACCCCCGCCATGCAACAAACCATGGACGAGACCACCCGGCGACGCAGCATACAGGAAGCCTACAACCGCGAGCACGGCATTACCCCCGAGACGATCAAGAAGGCGATTCGCCGGGGCCTTGAAGACCAAATCATCGCCCGAAAGACGGCACAGGAGGCCATCCACGCCGACGATGACACTTTTGACCTGAGCGAGACGTTGCTCCAGTTGGAGCAGCAGATGCTCGCCGCCGCCGAAGCGCTCGACTTTGAAAGCGCGGCGAGACTGCGCGATCGGATCAAGGACCTGCGCGAGTCCCCCACGCTGAAAATCCACGGTACAACCAAACCGGAAAATGATTCAACGACGGCCCAATCCCCTGGAAAAAGGCCGCGCCGAGAGGCGTCCCGCGGCCCCAAACCGCGCGGCCATTGA
- the rpmF gene encoding 50S ribosomal protein L32, producing MLPARRSSKSMKRSRRSHHALRAVNTTACPKCGTSKLPHRACANCGYHTAKISLKIETEES from the coding sequence ATGCTTCCGGCCAGACGTTCCAGTAAATCCATGAAAAGGTCCCGCAGGTCGCATCATGCCCTGCGCGCCGTGAATACGACTGCCTGCCCCAAGTGCGGCACGTCAAAACTCCCGCACCGCGCCTGCGCGAATTGCGGATATCACACCGCGAAAATCTCCCTCAAGATCGAGACTGAGGAGTCGTAA
- the plsX gene encoding phosphate acyltransferase PlsX: MRIAIDAMGGDYAPAQIVRGAVEGLQFLTDEDEIVLIGREDAIQAHLPPEGKSNPRIKIHHCSEVIEMDDSPVEALRQKKNSSIMIMAKLAAERQVDAVISAGNTGACAAACQLKMRTLGGVQRPGIAVVLPSFHGPLTVCDVGANVAPKAHHLLQYAQMASAYAEKILNIERPRVALLSIGSEEVKGSPLVKQTHELLKRDPSVNFVGNVEGRDLFSGACEVAVSDGFVGNVVLKLTEGLSEGIFKTIAREIADESPELAKRFEPLVKAIWARHDYSEFGGAPLLGVDGICIICHGSSDARAIKNAVRVATQYHKSNLNEVILSRLTEEAPDA; this comes from the coding sequence ATGCGGATCGCGATCGACGCCATGGGAGGTGACTACGCGCCCGCGCAAATCGTTCGCGGCGCCGTGGAGGGCTTGCAGTTTCTCACCGATGAGGACGAGATCGTCCTTATCGGGCGCGAGGACGCCATCCAGGCTCATCTGCCCCCCGAGGGGAAATCCAACCCGCGCATCAAGATTCATCACTGCTCCGAAGTCATCGAGATGGACGACTCGCCGGTCGAGGCGCTTCGCCAGAAGAAAAACTCCTCCATCATGATCATGGCCAAGCTGGCCGCCGAGCGCCAGGTCGATGCGGTCATCAGCGCCGGAAACACCGGGGCCTGCGCCGCCGCCTGTCAGCTCAAGATGAGAACGCTCGGCGGTGTTCAGCGGCCGGGCATCGCCGTCGTCCTGCCTTCGTTCCACGGGCCGCTGACCGTCTGCGACGTCGGCGCCAATGTCGCTCCGAAGGCCCATCATCTCCTTCAATACGCCCAAATGGCCTCCGCCTATGCGGAGAAGATTCTCAACATCGAGCGCCCCCGCGTCGCCTTGCTCTCCATTGGCAGTGAGGAAGTCAAAGGCAGCCCGCTCGTCAAGCAGACTCACGAACTGCTCAAGCGCGACCCCTCCGTCAATTTCGTGGGCAACGTCGAGGGCCGCGACCTCTTCTCCGGCGCCTGCGAGGTGGCGGTGAGTGACGGCTTCGTCGGAAATGTCGTCCTCAAGCTCACCGAGGGCCTTTCCGAAGGCATCTTCAAGACCATCGCGCGCGAAATCGCCGACGAAAGCCCCGAACTGGCCAAGCGTTTCGAGCCCCTTGTCAAGGCCATCTGGGCCCGGCATGATTACAGCGAATTCGGCGGGGCCCCGCTGCTTGGCGTCGACGGCATTTGCATCATCTGCCATGGCAGCAGCGACGCACGCGCCATCAAGAACGCGGTCCGCGTCGCCACGCAATACCACAAGAGCAACCTCAACGAAGTCATCCTCAGCCGATTGACGGAGGAAGCCCCTGATGCCTGA
- a CDS encoding ketoacyl-ACP synthase III produces the protein MPEPLGLRISGSGRSLPSRVLTNQFFVDRLDTTDAWIRERTGIAERRVVSEEESTATLATDAARKALKNAKLTPADIDLIIVATITPECPFPSTACFVQQALGGPPVPAFDLAAACSGFIYGFVMASHLLRAGSPYKNILLIGAETMSRITDYEDRSTCILFGDGAAALILSATDEPEKHTLLHHRIEAEGTGLSMLAVPAGGSKLPASRMTVDEKLHYVKMQGREVYKLAVKRNLELIDSTLAEAGVKADDIALVIPHQSNLRIIESARLRLGLPQDRIFTNIQKYGNTSAASIPIGIDECRETGRIKEGDLVLLVAFGAGLTWGSALLRI, from the coding sequence ATGCCTGAACCTCTCGGATTGCGAATTTCCGGTTCAGGCCGCTCTCTGCCCAGCCGAGTTCTCACCAACCAGTTTTTTGTCGATCGACTTGATACGACCGACGCGTGGATCCGCGAGCGCACGGGAATCGCCGAGCGCCGCGTTGTCTCTGAAGAAGAGTCCACGGCCACCCTTGCCACGGACGCCGCCCGCAAGGCCCTCAAGAACGCCAAGCTGACCCCGGCCGACATCGATCTCATCATCGTCGCCACGATCACGCCGGAGTGCCCCTTTCCGTCGACCGCCTGCTTTGTTCAACAGGCACTCGGCGGTCCGCCCGTACCGGCTTTCGATCTGGCCGCCGCGTGCAGCGGGTTCATTTATGGCTTCGTCATGGCGAGTCACCTTCTGCGAGCCGGCAGCCCCTATAAGAACATTTTGCTGATCGGTGCGGAGACCATGTCCCGCATCACCGACTACGAAGACCGAAGCACCTGCATCCTCTTCGGCGATGGCGCGGCCGCGCTGATCCTTTCGGCGACCGACGAGCCCGAGAAGCACACCCTGCTGCATCACCGAATCGAGGCCGAAGGCACCGGCCTTTCCATGCTTGCCGTCCCCGCCGGCGGCTCGAAGCTGCCCGCTTCCAGGATGACCGTCGATGAAAAACTCCACTACGTCAAAATGCAGGGCCGCGAAGTTTACAAGCTCGCCGTCAAACGCAATCTGGAATTGATCGATTCCACCCTTGCCGAGGCCGGCGTGAAGGCCGACGACATCGCCCTGGTCATTCCCCACCAGTCGAATCTGCGAATCATCGAATCGGCCCGGCTGCGACTCGGCCTCCCTCAGGACAGGATATTCACAAATATCCAGAAATACGGTAATACTTCGGCGGCCTCGATCCCGATCGGCATCGACGAGTGCCGCGAGACCGGGCGAATCAAGGAGGGCGACCTGGTTTTGCTGGTCGCCTTCGGCGCCGGCCTCACCTGGGGATCGGCGCTCCTGCGAATCTGA
- the fabD gene encoding ACP S-malonyltransferase — protein sequence MGKTAIIFPGQGAQQVGMCKDVYDASAEARGVFDEANSILGLDLTKLCHEGPADRLDATDMSQPAIFVTSVAVWRALEAQGVAAELQPSAMAGLSLGEYSALHVAGWLTFQDALTLVARRGKLMQAAAETSSGGMVSIMGLDNEQTLRLCEEAAGGEVLTPANYNCPGQIVISGTKAACERAVNMAEEHGGRAVALNVAGAFHSALMGPAVDGLTEALQSAKITPGRIPVVANVSAGYHGDPDSVRASLREQVAKPIRWQASIERLIAEGFDRFAEVGPGRVLTGLMRKINRTVKAVNYSTAAALTGATV from the coding sequence GTGGGAAAGACAGCGATCATTTTTCCGGGCCAGGGCGCACAGCAAGTCGGCATGTGCAAGGACGTCTACGACGCCTCGGCGGAGGCGCGCGGTGTCTTTGATGAGGCCAACAGCATCCTCGGCCTCGACCTGACCAAGTTGTGCCATGAAGGCCCGGCCGATCGACTCGACGCGACGGATATGTCGCAGCCTGCCATCTTTGTGACTTCGGTCGCGGTTTGGCGTGCCCTGGAGGCGCAGGGGGTTGCGGCCGAGCTTCAGCCCTCGGCGATGGCCGGCCTGAGTCTCGGCGAATACTCCGCATTGCACGTCGCCGGTTGGCTGACGTTCCAGGACGCCCTCACCCTCGTAGCTCGGCGCGGCAAGCTGATGCAGGCGGCCGCTGAGACTTCCTCCGGCGGCATGGTCTCCATCATGGGGCTCGACAACGAGCAGACCCTCCGGCTTTGTGAGGAGGCAGCCGGTGGTGAGGTCCTGACCCCTGCCAATTACAACTGCCCCGGGCAAATCGTGATTTCCGGTACCAAGGCGGCCTGCGAAAGAGCCGTCAATATGGCTGAAGAGCATGGCGGTCGGGCCGTGGCCCTGAATGTGGCCGGGGCCTTCCATTCAGCACTTATGGGACCGGCGGTCGATGGCCTCACCGAGGCCCTACAATCCGCGAAAATAACCCCTGGACGAATTCCTGTGGTCGCAAACGTCTCTGCTGGCTATCATGGCGACCCTGACAGTGTCCGGGCTTCCCTTCGGGAGCAGGTGGCAAAACCCATCCGGTGGCAGGCCTCGATTGAGAGGCTGATCGCCGAGGGCTTCGACCGCTTCGCCGAAGTCGGTCCGGGCAGAGTCCTGACCGGCTTGATGAGAAAGATCAACCGGACCGTAAAGGCCGTGAATTATTCGACGGCGGCAGCGCTCACCGGAGCGACGGTTTAG
- the fabG gene encoding 3-oxoacyl-[acyl-carrier-protein] reductase, whose protein sequence is MAEGCSDCMAELVDRVAIVTGGSRGIGRATSLALARQGATVIACARNPEKLGTLSAEAADQRCLGKIVTRPFDVTESAKTEKWVDDLATEFGRIDILVNNAGITRDGLIMNMSDEQFDDVIATNLRSVFQLTRAVAKHMVRARWGRIVNLTSISGIMGNPGQSNYAASKAGVIGLTKSVAKELSRRGVTCNAVAPGFIKTDMTNVLSEKVREQVRPLIPLQRFGEPEEVAAAIAFLASSASGYITGQVLVVDGGLHM, encoded by the coding sequence ATGGCGGAAGGATGCAGCGACTGTATGGCGGAACTGGTTGACCGAGTTGCAATAGTAACGGGCGGTTCTCGCGGGATCGGCCGTGCCACGAGCCTGGCCCTGGCGCGCCAGGGGGCAACCGTCATTGCCTGCGCTCGAAACCCCGAAAAGCTGGGCACCCTCTCAGCCGAGGCGGCCGATCAACGGTGCCTGGGCAAGATCGTGACGCGCCCGTTCGACGTGACCGAGAGCGCCAAGACCGAGAAGTGGGTCGACGATCTGGCGACCGAGTTTGGGCGTATCGATATTCTCGTCAACAATGCCGGCATCACGCGCGACGGCCTCATCATGAACATGTCCGACGAACAGTTCGATGACGTCATCGCCACGAATTTGCGCAGCGTCTTTCAGTTGACGCGCGCCGTCGCTAAACATATGGTCCGTGCCAGGTGGGGACGCATCGTCAATCTGACGAGCATCTCCGGCATCATGGGTAATCCCGGCCAGTCGAATTACGCGGCCAGCAAGGCCGGCGTCATCGGCCTGACCAAGTCCGTCGCCAAGGAGCTTTCCCGCCGGGGCGTGACCTGTAACGCCGTCGCGCCCGGCTTCATCAAGACCGACATGACAAACGTCCTTTCGGAGAAGGTACGAGAGCAGGTCCGGCCGCTGATCCCGCTGCAACGGTTCGGCGAGCCCGAGGAAGTCGCCGCGGCGATTGCTTTCCTTGCCTCCTCCGCCTCAGGCTACATCACCGGCCAGGTTCTGGTGGTCGATGGCGGCCTGCATATGTGA
- the acpP gene encoding acyl carrier protein: MDQPRQTVAGHVRQENHVVAATSEEIKEKVIKIVSEQMGVEKSEITMDTSFVNDLNADSLDTVELVMEFEDEFELSIPDEEAEKIQTVGHAVEYIGKAQGQKKE; encoded by the coding sequence ATGGATCAGCCGCGGCAAACAGTTGCCGGGCATGTAAGACAGGAGAATCATGTGGTGGCGGCAACCAGCGAAGAGATCAAAGAAAAGGTCATTAAGATCGTTAGTGAGCAGATGGGCGTGGAAAAGTCCGAGATCACGATGGATACGTCCTTCGTAAACGATCTGAATGCCGATTCGCTCGACACCGTGGAACTCGTCATGGAATTCGAAGATGAATTCGAGCTTTCCATCCCGGATGAGGAGGCCGAAAAGATTCAGACCGTCGGCCATGCGGTCGAGTACATCGGCAAGGCCCAGGGTCAGAAGAAGGAGTAG
- the fabF gene encoding beta-ketoacyl-ACP synthase II has translation MSRRRIVITGMGVVSPLGITVDGFWERLLAGESGVGPIQRFPVEGFDVRFGGECREFQPEAHLERKDIKRMDRFTQLAVVAARAAFNDCGLDKDKLDPSRVGVITGSGIGGLLEIEEQHLRLIEKGPSKVSAFTIPKLMVNAASGSISIMLGAKGPNTAVATACASATNAIGDALHAIRRNDADIMVTGGAEAALTPLGLAAFASMKALSERNDAPAKASRPFDRDRDGFVMGEGAGMFIFEELEHAKKRGARIYAEILGYGMSADANHITQPDELGRGGAAAMTYALKDAQLSTDQVDYVNAHGTGTPLGDVAETMAIKSVFGDHAKRLRISSTKSSIGHLLGASGGVELVATVMALVNGTISPTINLESPGDGCDLNYTPLTAQDAKVEIAISNSFGFGGHNACVAVSKLS, from the coding sequence ATGTCTCGACGTCGCATCGTCATTACGGGAATGGGGGTGGTTTCTCCTTTGGGAATCACCGTCGATGGCTTTTGGGAGCGTCTCCTCGCTGGTGAAAGCGGCGTCGGCCCCATTCAGCGTTTTCCTGTCGAAGGATTTGACGTCCGTTTCGGCGGCGAGTGCCGGGAGTTTCAGCCCGAAGCTCATCTCGAACGCAAAGACATCAAGCGGATGGACCGCTTCACCCAGTTGGCCGTCGTCGCGGCGCGGGCCGCCTTCAATGACTGCGGACTGGACAAAGACAAGCTGGACCCGTCGCGCGTCGGCGTCATCACCGGCTCCGGGATCGGCGGCCTGCTCGAAATCGAAGAACAGCACCTCCGCCTGATCGAAAAAGGCCCTTCAAAAGTCTCCGCCTTCACGATTCCCAAGCTCATGGTCAACGCGGCGAGTGGAAGCATTTCGATCATGCTCGGCGCCAAGGGGCCCAACACCGCGGTCGCCACGGCCTGCGCCTCGGCGACCAATGCCATCGGCGACGCCCTCCATGCGATTCGGCGAAACGATGCCGACATCATGGTCACCGGCGGCGCCGAAGCTGCCCTGACGCCCCTGGGCCTCGCCGCATTCGCTTCGATGAAGGCCCTCTCCGAGCGCAACGATGCCCCCGCAAAGGCGTCGCGCCCCTTCGATCGCGACCGCGATGGTTTCGTCATGGGCGAAGGCGCCGGCATGTTCATCTTTGAAGAGCTGGAGCACGCAAAGAAGCGCGGCGCGCGGATCTACGCCGAAATCCTCGGCTACGGCATGAGCGCCGATGCGAACCACATCACCCAGCCCGACGAGCTCGGTCGCGGCGGCGCGGCCGCAATGACTTACGCTCTGAAGGACGCCCAGTTGTCCACCGACCAGGTGGACTACGTCAACGCCCACGGGACCGGCACGCCGCTCGGCGACGTCGCCGAGACCATGGCCATCAAGTCCGTCTTCGGCGATCACGCCAAGCGCCTGCGTATCAGCAGCACCAAGAGCTCGATCGGCCACCTGCTCGGCGCCAGCGGCGGCGTTGAGCTTGTCGCTACCGTCATGGCCCTGGTCAACGGGACCATCTCGCCGACCATCAACCTCGAAAGCCCCGGCGATGGCTGCGACCTCAACTACACCCCGCTAACAGCCCAGGATGCCAAGGTGGAAATCGCCATCAGCAACTCCTTCGGCTTTGGCGGCCATAATGCCTGTGTCGCGGTCTCAAAGCTCTCCTAG
- a CDS encoding FliM/FliN family flagellar motor switch protein, which yields MFTQDEIDAVLRDATTAVSTLSGDIDRLEKRGAPNTPQAPAVRPAQAPSESTAPPRSAASPNRRVQRILGLKVVLNVRLAERSMLTSDILRIRPGTILDFERTVEDELDLMIGKAQIGSGVAVKVGEHFGLRVARIGNVRQRIELLSK from the coding sequence ATGTTCACCCAGGATGAGATCGACGCCGTCTTGAGGGATGCCACCACGGCGGTGAGCACCCTCTCAGGCGACATTGATCGACTGGAGAAGCGTGGCGCCCCGAACACGCCACAGGCGCCCGCGGTACGCCCGGCCCAGGCGCCTTCAGAATCGACCGCCCCGCCACGATCGGCCGCCTCGCCCAATCGCCGCGTCCAGCGTATTCTCGGCCTGAAAGTGGTGCTCAATGTCCGCCTCGCCGAGCGTTCCATGCTGACGAGCGACATCCTGCGGATCAGGCCCGGCACCATCCTGGATTTTGAACGAACCGTCGAGGATGAATTGGACCTCATGATTGGTAAGGCACAGATCGGCAGTGGCGTCGCCGTGAAAGTGGGCGAGCATTTTGGCCTGCGCGTTGCCCGCATCGGCAATGTCCGCCAACGGATAGAATTACTCTCCAAGTAG
- a CDS encoding NAD-dependent epimerase/dehydratase family protein: protein MRIIVAGAAGFIGYHLCRRLLDAGHEVVGIDNLITGSPKNAEDLARIKGFTYIRQDICSPLRMEGPVDRVFNLACPASPVDFHEKAVEIMLACSVGVKNLLDLSLEKHSLFLQASTSECYGDPLEHPQKETYRGNVSSIGPRAPYDEGKRFAEAMTMTYHRLRSVSTRMVRIFNTYGPRMRSNDGRALPNFINQALDGQPLTLHGDGSQTRSFCYVDDLVEAILRTADSDCHEPINIGNDEEITVEQAARAVIELTGSKSRMIFTQRPVNDPERRRPDLSRARELLGWGPTTPWREGFARTIEYFRSTRG, encoded by the coding sequence ATGCGAATCATCGTTGCCGGCGCCGCCGGATTTATTGGATATCACCTTTGCCGCCGTCTGCTCGACGCGGGCCACGAGGTCGTCGGCATCGACAACCTCATCACCGGAAGCCCGAAGAACGCCGAAGACCTCGCGCGGATCAAGGGCTTCACCTACATCCGCCAGGATATCTGCTCGCCACTTCGCATGGAGGGTCCGGTCGATCGCGTCTTCAACCTCGCCTGCCCCGCCTCGCCGGTCGACTTCCACGAGAAGGCCGTCGAGATCATGCTCGCCTGCAGCGTCGGCGTGAAGAACCTGCTGGACCTCTCCCTCGAAAAGCACAGTCTCTTTCTTCAGGCCTCGACCAGCGAATGCTACGGCGACCCGCTCGAGCACCCGCAAAAGGAAACCTATCGCGGCAACGTCAGTTCCATCGGTCCGCGCGCTCCCTATGACGAGGGCAAGCGCTTCGCCGAGGCCATGACCATGACCTATCACCGCCTCCGCTCGGTCTCGACGCGGATGGTGAGAATCTTCAACACCTACGGCCCGCGGATGCGCAGCAACGACGGCCGCGCCCTGCCGAATTTCATCAATCAGGCGCTCGACGGCCAGCCGCTGACCCTGCACGGCGACGGCTCGCAGACTCGGTCGTTTTGCTATGTCGATGATCTCGTCGAGGCGATTCTGCGAACCGCCGACAGCGACTGCCACGAGCCGATCAACATCGGCAACGACGAGGAGATCACCGTCGAGCAGGCCGCTCGCGCCGTCATCGAGCTGACCGGCTCCAAGAGCCGGATGATTTTCACCCAGCGCCCCGTCAACGATCCGGAGCGCCGCCGACCTGATCTGTCTCGCGCCCGTGAATTGCTCGGCTGGGGCCCCACGACGCCCTGGCGCGAAGGGTTCGCCCGCACGATCGAGTACTTTCGCTCCACGCGAGGCTGA
- a CDS encoding efflux RND transporter periplasmic adaptor subunit: protein MATRPDIRSQLRTLSIPKDQRPTRPVVRSPGAVRLGKPVGILIVLVGLIGGGIWAIRQVQSMSAASADESQVRLITITARDSSQPLPVYTATGKIVSDHKVLVNTKVSGQIVDLRFEQGDSVQDGQVLARIEDVLYKARRDQAAADLEKSRASLAYQEINFDRVQRLFEIKNAPDIEFADAKRALDEAKAQVAANTAELEFAQKALTDCNVLAPISGVILERNVEIGDFVAAEGGRGAIANAQLCTIADMTKVRVEVDISELDVARIHKDMACVITPDAYKDRRYDGHVMWLDPGANYSKATVQAKVRVMNPDEYLRVEGSAQVLFLADDSSGESSDAGSSAIWIPSTACAKGEGDTAKVFVADGGRIQATPIKLGRQVGSQVEVVSGLAVGQRIVADGLEKLTDGQRIGS, encoded by the coding sequence GTGGCAACAAGACCTGACATCCGATCGCAGCTTCGCACGCTGAGCATCCCCAAAGATCAGCGGCCGACGCGCCCCGTGGTGAGATCGCCCGGCGCGGTGCGGCTGGGAAAGCCCGTGGGCATCCTGATTGTGCTCGTGGGGCTGATCGGTGGGGGAATCTGGGCCATCCGACAGGTTCAGTCGATGAGCGCGGCGAGTGCTGATGAGTCGCAGGTGCGGCTGATCACGATTACGGCGCGGGATTCGTCGCAGCCGCTGCCGGTGTACACGGCGACCGGCAAGATCGTCTCCGATCATAAGGTTCTGGTGAATACCAAGGTGTCCGGTCAGATTGTCGATCTGCGATTTGAGCAGGGCGACAGCGTGCAGGACGGCCAGGTGCTGGCCCGGATTGAGGACGTGCTGTACAAGGCCCGTCGCGATCAGGCAGCCGCCGACCTGGAAAAGTCACGTGCAAGCCTGGCATACCAGGAGATTAATTTCGACCGGGTGCAGCGCCTGTTTGAGATCAAAAACGCCCCGGACATCGAATTCGCCGATGCCAAGCGCGCGCTCGATGAGGCGAAGGCCCAGGTCGCGGCCAATACGGCGGAGCTTGAGTTCGCCCAGAAGGCGCTGACCGATTGCAACGTTCTGGCGCCGATCTCCGGAGTCATTCTGGAGCGCAATGTGGAGATCGGCGACTTCGTCGCGGCCGAGGGCGGGCGCGGGGCCATCGCCAATGCCCAGCTTTGCACGATCGCCGACATGACGAAGGTGCGGGTCGAGGTGGACATCAGCGAGTTGGACGTTGCCCGAATTCATAAGGACATGGCCTGCGTGATCACGCCGGATGCCTACAAGGATCGTCGCTACGACGGTCACGTCATGTGGCTGGACCCGGGAGCGAATTATTCCAAGGCGACGGTGCAGGCGAAGGTCCGCGTGATGAATCCGGATGAGTATCTGCGGGTGGAGGGTTCGGCGCAGGTCTTGTTTCTTGCGGACGATTCGTCTGGCGAGTCGTCGGATGCGGGGTCCAGCGCGATCTGGATCCCTTCGACTGCCTGCGCGAAGGGCGAGGGCGACACGGCGAAGGTGTTTGTGGCCGACGGCGGACGCATCCAGGCGACGCCGATCAAGCTTGGCAGGCAAGTCGGCAGTCAGGTCGAGGTCGTGAGCGGTCTGGCCGTTGGGCAGCGGATTGTTGCCGATGGTCTGGAGAAGCTCACCGACGGGCAGCGCATCGGCTCGTAG